Within the Scleropages formosus chromosome 8, fSclFor1.1, whole genome shotgun sequence genome, the region cttaaatttatttatttagcagacgcttttctccaaagcgatttccaacgAACTCTAATTACTGTTATCGGctcacacatcttattcaccgcagtgacttacgctgctagatacactacttagaatgggtaactcatccatgcattagtggaacacactctctctgtcactcacacactatgggggaatctgaacagcatgcctttggactgtgggaggaaaccagagcacccagactaAAACCCatccagacacaggaagaacacgcaaaACTCCACacgactgagtggggatcgaacccacgttctcttgcaccacccagggactgtaagagagcagtgctacttgctatTCCACCATGCTGCCTTCCTCGCTCTGTTATTCCATCCCGCTTTCTCCTTGTTTCTCTTTCACTGTCACCCAACCCCACTCTGTCACCCCCGGAGGGTTGATGCGGCTGCTAGGATGACTGGCAGACAGCAAGCGCTTAGAAAGCACGTGCTGTGTCTCCAGACAGTGAGAAAGATTAAGAGAAGAGTGAGTTacagtggaaggtaacaaaatAATGAGATAATAACTGGAACTAGGAATGGATAGTTATACACAAGAGAAAGTAACAGCCAGGAGGATAGAAAGGGAACATTTTagaggaaaggggaaaaaaaaaaacaaacaaaagcagggCTTCCATGATACCAGGGTGGTGAACTCAACGATAGAGACTAGGTGGTAATGAGCACCTCGCGCAATCTCACTTCATCCTGCTCTCTCATATAGAAAATATGCTTAAGTAATATaagaattaatattatttattggtCTCAGTTTTGTCACtccatgtatacatttacattcattacatgtatttagctgacacttttgtccaaagcaacttatgttaGAGTTACAACCTtagaattatttgcccatttaaatagctgggtatttttttttttttttattataaaaaccaGGCAActttaagggtaagtaccttgctcaagggcactacagccagagatcaaacccgcaaccttcagatccaaaggcagcagctgtatccactacactacaagctcaactgcacatactgtgtgtgtgtatactgcatgtgtgtatgtactgcatGCTGCTGAAACCCAGAGGAATTTCCATCTGGGTTTAATTAAGTTTtgttaattcatttattcattccaaaCAACCAAACCATGACCCTTGCAATgcaatcttaaaaaaaaaaaaaaaaaaaaaagatttatcattCCAGTGTGCTCCATACCAACTGTATTCATTACAACTGCccacaaatatgaaatattatatgaaatatatacatataaaatatgagAAAGAAGTCAGTACAGTATTACAACTTAGATTTTATAGACACTGAGTAACATATGAAGGCCCAAGACAGGAATGGAGCCGGAAAGCCTTCATCAGCAGTGCTCTTCTATGTCCATGAAGCCTTGACCTGTAATTTTTCACACCTCAGTGCAAATTGCTCTCTATAAAAACAACTCTTTTGTATTGGAATATGCACAGAAGCTCTGACAGATGTTCTACAACCAGAAACAACCAGATATACTTTCAAATATTTCCTTCTTGAAATTAAAACCATTTCTTCCCCTAATTGAAACTGTATGGGGCAGAATAGATGTGCTTTATTTGTAAGCAATAGGTTTTTAAGAAAGAAATGGAAgttaatttctcagttttgcacatcaaaaacaggaaaacccAAACAAATCAAACTGTATCAGTGCCATAGCAGGACTaggacacagacacatttaaatgttaccTGGAAACTGGTCGTTCCTCCTCCTTTCCAAGGGGGGTTGCTTTCTCTTCACTGGGTGTACTGAATTCTAGATCAGCTGTGGGTGAAGCCGCTAGCTGGATGGGGCTGTAACGTGAGAAAAACAGGAGCTTTCTAGCATCCCAGACAGACAAGCAGACtgcatgacccccccccccccccccagccaaaGGGCAGGTAGACATACTGCACTTGGGTGACATCTGCTACTATCATGAGCGACAGCATTATGCTCAGCCCAACAAATCAATACTCTCACATGCTGTTCTACATCAACATTCTCCATATCGTCAGTCTTCACCGACATGCTCATATCAGAggaaattctgcagaaaataCTAAGTGACGATGAACAAAACTGGACTGAACTCAATTTATTAGCAAGAGACAAACGTCCAACACCAACCCAAAGCCATGTGTGTGCAAGGGTGTATTTACATGTGTAAGCTTGTGAGTGCTGTGATCTCTGTCCActgagtctgtctgtctgtgtgtgtgtgtgtgtgtgtgtgtgtgtgtttctactgtATGTGGGATACCAGTCCCCGCTCATCCCCCTGCTGTGAGCTGGTGAATAGGTCCATTCTTGCTGGTGGAACATGAGTTGATGTCAGCGCTGATGTCAGTCCCTTGTGATAAGAGGCTGCATTATTCTTATCAGTTTCTTTGTTTACTTCTAAATCTTAACCATTACATTCCTTTCATTGTTCCTGTGTAGTATTACTTCACTTACATAGTAtttcattacataaaaaaaCCCTTTTCAAATTTGTGTATTACTCATTGTGAATTAATAAGATAATTAAACTTTGTACttgttcacatttttgttgctgttacAAAAGACCTGGACTATTTATTCTAATTTCAGAACGTACAGGTTGAAATCTGTTTTGTATCCatatataagtgtgtgtgtgtgtatgtatgtatatattagatatatataatatatataatatatatacacacacacacatacttttttccccccggTGTTTCCCGTTATTATTGTCTTCAAGTTTATAAATGCAATTTCCTGACAGTTTCTTTGAAATACTAACTGCAGTTAGAGAAATtcattttacaacaaaaatatatttaaaaaaaaaaaacaacaacaaatcaTTCTTTCAATTGACTCAAAGATTTAAAAGGGtgtgcatgaatatttaactAGTTATCAATTACTATGACAGGCCATTTAATATTCCAGTACttgagacaaaacaaaaaaagaaaattttcagtTCTTCTGAAATATGCAGTACAAAGTAGCTTGTAAAGTTTCttacacgctcacacacacactcattcacagtACCTGAGATGGGAGAATTCCTTAATGTGTTCATGTGGTAGTTCATTTTGGGCTAAAGCTGCTGCATGTCTCAGGGACTCTACCAGACAGCCTGTGTCCTCAGAGGTCACTTCCGTTTGCTGGATTCTGTCCGCGTGTCTGCTATTATCGGTCACTTCAGTGACTGAGTATCCAGATGCATCTCTTCCCTGCTCTGGTGCTGCCTCTAGGTTCCCTTTGGATCCTTCAGTTTCAGGGAGTGAGCTGGCCTCTAAGACCCGTTCAAAGCTCCCACTTCCATGGACTAACCCTGCCTTGGAGTGTAGGGCGAGACAAGCGCTGCTGCAGTCTGCAGTGAGAGAGCCAGAGCCCTGCCAGTGGACAGGAAACCCAGGACTCCCTGGGACAGGCTCTTTCTGGGAGACATTTGTGGGTGGTGGACCTTGTTCCCTCGATGATGTCAGTGTTTCAGCTGGGGGCGGAGCCCCAACCGACAGCCCAGATGGAGCCTCGGGGGAGTCCCTCTCTTCCCAAGTCCCATCAGGTGACCTGTTCTCTAGCTGTTCTCCCTTTCCTCCTTCTGCCCAAGGAGCTGAGGACAGGACCTCTTTTCCTCCAGAAGCATGGCATGTCTCTTGCTGTGCCTCACTGCTGACAGGGCATTCTTGGAGCTCATGGCTGTCAAGGGAAAAGGTCTTTCCAGCTTCGGCTGGCAACACAAGCTTTGCTTCTTTCTTCATGCTGTCACCTTCCTTGCTGTGGAGCTTTGTGGGGCTGCCAAGATCCCTGTGACACGACCAAGGACCAGGATCACTTATCTCTACTTCTTGAACCCCTTGCCTGGTTGAGTTCAGAACTGTTTCATTATTCTCTGCAAGACTGTCATTATGAGTGTGCAACTGTCCCTCCATGAATAGGGGTTGCACTGCGCTCTGCCCTGGTTCGGTGGTATTGTCTGCATGGTCGCCTTCCACATACAGCCCGCTGACTCCTACAGGCGAGGAGATAACCTCTTCATCTTTGCTAGGATGACCACAGTCAACAGAGAACTCACTCATGGTCAGAGGCCATGTGGAGCACTCTGGtaactgcaaggcagcagctgtagcccCAGGTTGTTTCTTcaggtctgtgtggggtttcaGGCATTCCTGATCTCCACCATCAATATCAGCATATGGGGTGACACTtgcatttttcagaattaaatgATCAGATAAGGTCAGTGAATCTCTAGCTTGTCCAGAAGGGACCATGAAATCTTCGAGTGGAGTCTCCATTGCCTCCTCCAAGGTGCAGGCTTCTTCCTGGGACTCAAAAATACTGCATTCTTGACCTTTGATGCAACTCAGAGGAGACATATGGACAGTGGGAGCTGCGTTTCCTTCAAGTGTCAAAGTTATTTCCTCAGAGTCTTCTGTTACTGTTCCTTGACCCTTTTCCTCAATCTCATTCACTGCTAACTTGTCTGTGGCTGAAACAGATGGAATGGTACCTGACCCCATACTTTCTCTTACCCCATTCAGTGTCTGTGCCCTAACACCAGAGCTGAAGGAGAGCATATCTGATGGGTACCTGTTGCATGCCCCTTCAGCATTGCCAACAACTTCACCTAGAACCAGACCAGAGACTGTTACAGGTATTGTATTAACATCTGGCAGAGGTTCAGCTTTGTCTTGTGAACTCCCCTCTTGGAGTTTATAATTGGAGATCACCACTGTTATGTCCTGTCTTGGGTCCACACGTTCTTGTAAAGTTGAAGCACCTGGCTCTTCACCTTGGTTGCATTTCCCTGGGTCATTGTTGAACGTCCCCTCTCTCTGTTTGCTAGAtcccagctgctgcagcagacaTGGAGGTAGAGTTGTGCTTTGACTCTGAGAATAATCCATGCAAATCGTTCCAGAGGAACAGTCCTGATCCAAAGACATATGCAAGTCCCCACTTAATCCTTCATTTTGACTTGCTATGCTGTCAGACAGCCCCACACCAGCAGGGGCTAATCTGGGATCAGACCTGTCTTCAtatttttcctgtgtgtgtatttctccaaattctctgtgagtgtgtgctgctgctgctgcttctttttcctcctcagcACATAATTCTCTTTGCGTCTCCTGAATTTCAAGCTGgctgtctttttctgttttcttctctaAAAGTATACTGGGAGCTGAGCTGTAGGGGACTTCTGGCTTAATATCAATGGCTGATTTAGGGGGCTCATCTCCACCTGGCTCACCTTTGGTACTGATATGTCCTACGTTAAGGTCAGGAGCATTAAGAAGCTCAGCACTCTGTGCCTGAGCTGAAAGGGGTTTGCACATAACATCTCCAGCACCATGGGTTTCAATCAGCAAGTCTTTTTCAGCACTGAGGGACTCAGGATGAGTGGAGAGGACATCAGCCTCTACATCTTGGCTAGTCTCAGAGGGTTTCAACACAGGAGGGTCAGGAATGTGGTCCAGCCGAGCAGAGAAAAGTCCTGCTTTGGAGAGAGTTATAGGGTTAAGAGGTAAAATTTCAGGTCCAGAGGACAGAGGTATAGTAGCTGCAGGGGTTTTAGGTTCCAGCTCAGGTTTAGTTTGAGGAGAACCAGTGTTTTTATCCAGTGCAGTTCTGATGGAATCAGTTGTTAAATCTGGTTCAGTGATGGGCTCCACACTCAAAGGTTCAGTGGTGAGCACACTGGAAAGAGGGTTTATAGTGAGTGCGTTGCTCTTAGATGAATGTATAAGATTAGGGTCTGACCGCTTGTCTAATACCCCAGTGACTTCCAGTCCCACATCTTCACAGACAGGTTTGCTCACAGATTTGCTTTCAACAACACTAGTGCTGAAAAGTTTTACTTCAACCCcccctttctctttctttggcACAGGAAGTTCAGGTTCAGTTTTAGAAGAAATCCCACCCTGAGATGTTTGTGGGACTGAGGCCTTTGTGCTGTTAATCTGCTCTGCCTGCTTCTCCTTCCCCAATTCATCCCTCTCTGAGCCACTCAATACTGCAGCAGagatggtgacttcctgtctaaCCTGATCTCGTCTGACAGTAGCTCTGTCAGGTTGGTCTGCGAGAGGCGGAGTGACTAAGTATGACTCTGTAGAGAATGAATCAGCATGCTCACCTTTGTTTCTACCATCATTTGATGTTCCATTAtgcgagggagagagaaaggcaGATAGATTGGTGTGGTGAAGACTAGAGGCCTCCTGGGGAGATGTAGGAGGTATTTcctcttttccattttccacaTTCGAAGAACAAGCCACAGCTTCATGTGTCTTCTCCTGGTGCACTGTGTCCATGTGTAATGATGTTAGCTCACAGTCACTCAGAAGGTCCTGAGGACAGAGTAGCGGACCTAGAGTGGTAAGACTTGATGAAGCTGGGGTTTCGCTTTTAGCCGTAACAGGGGATGCGATACAGAATTCACTCTGCATTAAAACAGAAACCTCCATCTTTGAATCAGTAGGGACATCAGCAGTGGTCACATCACAAGCAGTCCTGACGTTATCAACGAGGTTGTGTAGTTTGATTGGTGggttttcagaaataattactCCATGTTCCCCAGAATGTTTTGCACCTGCACTTTCATCTCTGAAGGTCGGAGAGGTCAGCTCAGTGCTGGCTCCTGTTGAAGTTTCTctgtgtaaatcatcatcagCGATCTGAGGACTGGCAGGCGATGTtgtaaaagatttatttttttctagctCAATCAAGTCTGACTTAGGTGAAGCATCACACAGCGCCAGTAAGATGGACGTGCTCATTTTCTCGGACTGGTCTTTGTCCACTAATCCTGGTGAATCCCCTTTGATTATTCTGGTGTGCTCCTCTTTAGCAGCTGACACAGTCTCTCTATTCAAATCCCAGCCACCTGTTTTTGTTGCCTCCTTAGAATCTCCAGTATCCTTGACCTCTGGCCTCTGAATAGCCTCTTTCTCAGACTCTATTTGGTCAGCTGTTGGCATGAGGCCAATGTCActatttttcttccatttttcgTTAGACAAAGTGTCTGAGGCAACTTTGTTTTTAGGGTCAAATGTGGCTCTTTCATCAGACAACAGTGTTACTTCCTTGGCATCTATGTGCTCCATGAcagctgaatccctttcagttTCATCCCTCACCTCATCAACTTCAGGCTCAACTCCTTCTGCTTGGCTTCTCTGCTGGACAAAGTGCTCATGGTCCTCCAGTCCAAGAATGCTGCAACTGGCTGCTGGATCAACCACTCTTTTTAACTCTTGGATAGGTTCTGCCACCACTGCTTCTTCCTGGCTGCTCTGTTGGATGTTGTGCTTGAAGTCATTCAGTTCAGGTTTGCTGGAAACAGATGCTGGATCAGGCACCAAGGGTGGTAGTATTGATAGTTCAACCAGTACAGCATTGGTATTGGTCTGCTCAACAGAACGTTTCAAGCCCTTCAGTTCAGATTCATTGGTATCACATAGCTGATCAGGAACTGATAGTGGAAGAGTTTCTATGACTAAATCCTCTTGATTACATTGCTGAAAAGGGTCCTTCAAATCCTTCGGTTCAGGTTCACCGGCATCCGCTATTAGGGACAGAGATACGGCTGCATCTGGATTCTTGCTCTCTTGGACAGGGTCTTTAAGGTCCCTCAAATTAGATGCACTGGCATTAGCAGGTTGATCAGACACTGCTACTGAGACAGGTGCAGTTTCAGCCACCACTGCATTGGCTTTGTTACTCTGCTGGTCAGAATCTTTTGTGCCCTTCAGATTGACTTCATTGGCATCAACAAGATGACTAGATACTGCTACTGATAGAGGTAGAGACTCAGTCTGCATTGCATCTAAATCGTTGCTCTTCTGAACATGGTCCTTTATATCCTCTGGGTCCTTTATTTTGGATTTGCTAGCACCAATGGGCTCATCAGATACTCTAAGTGACAGAGGTAGAGTTTCAGCAAAAACTGTAAGTACGTCGTTGCAGGGTTGAACAGGGTCCTTCAGTGTGAGTTCACAGGCATCAATGGGTTGATCAAATGCTGTTAGCGTCACAGGTACAGTATCATCAGTCACTGCTGCATCTGCTTTGTTGTCCTGCTGCTTAGGGTCTGTCAGTTTAGGTGCAACTAACGGCTCTCCTGTTATCGATGGCAGTACTGGTTCCATCACTGCTGCATTTGCCTGGCTGCTCTCCTGTACTGCATCTTTCATGTCCTTCAATTCAGGATCTctggcagcagctggtggaGCTGCTTCTGTTGGTGGCACTGGTGGTAACTCTGGGTTCTTAAGGCTAAAGAACTCCTGGAAGGTGAAGCTGCTCTCCACCACTGGGTGGTACAGGCTCTCCTGCACCATCAGGGGAGGCAGGGAGGCACAGGTGCCCAGCGCTGTTGAGGAAGTCTCTCTCTTGGGCAAGTTCCGTCCTCGTTGAATTTCTTCCTCTATTTTCGGCTCCCTGGAGCCCCCAGCATTGTCCTTCATGGTTTGCTGCTTTACCCAAGGTTGGTTGACCACTGGTTCCATGCAAAATTCTCTTAGCTCTGGCAGCTTGACCTCACCAGCAGCTGTAGATTGCTGAGAACTTCTGCTgattttcagtctgttttcagcGTCTGAGCTGCAGCAGTGCTGAGCCTGTACGCTGTCTCTCTCAACAGGGGTGCCTGAAGGCTGGTCGGGAGCGGGGGGTCTTGAGGCTGGGTCCGGAGAGGCCTTTCCCAGATCCTTACAGTCCTTCCTTGTCTGCACCCCCACAGCCTTCTCCCCGGTGACAGCTGCTTCCGGAAGCTGGAGAGCAGCAACCAGAGATTTCTTTAGCTCTCCGTTCGTTTCAGGATGCACAGACTGCCCTCTTTGTGTCCCTTTCGCAAGGTCAGCGGTGCAGTATCCCCAGTCAGCCTGGGGGGAAGGCGGTGGGAAAGAAGCTGTATTGCACTCGTTCACTTTGTTCTGAGGGTGAGCCTGTAAGTCCCTTTCAGCCGAATCACCCTCAGCTGAGGCAATGAGCTCATGTCTGTGCTGCGATGTTGGCAGCAACTGGTTGACGTCAGGGGGTGGTCTGGCGTTGTGACGTCCTCCGGCGAGGTGTTCTGGCAGCCACTCTGTCGCTGTTGCGGTCTCTGTTGCCGGTGTCCTGCTGGCAGGCCGGGCTGGCACTCCGAAACCAGTgctccctcctctcttctcattcccctctctcccttctctctcactccctcCTGCTTCCAGTCTTTTGCCGCTCTCTTCCTCACTGTTACATCCTGGTGGCTTGGTAGGAGAGACGTCACTCTGGTCCTCTATACAGAGCGAGTCCctctccacccccctcccctcagcCAGCGAGTGAACGTTGCTCTCTGGGGAGCTCTTCGGCAGCCCGCCCTCTCCCTtcgccccctccctctccgccGAGCTGTGTGGCATTTCGATGTAGCTGCCTGCCGATGGGTAGCTGTCGGACTCCGCCAAAGCAGATGAACAGTCGCTCTTTGCAGAGATTAACAAAGGGTCTTGGTGTACAGCTAGAATGATTTCTGTCGGTTCTGCTGCCGCTGAGCTCCGAGGCACAATTAATTCCCGTGTACCTGCTACCGTTTGTGAATTGGCTGCCTTGGCCGTTCCCTCGGACGAATCGCatccctccttctctcccttCCCTTTTATCGTTTCAGGCTCCGTGGGTGTTGTCAGTGGCAACGCAGCAGCGGCCGCTGAAGCCACTTCAAGGACACTATCCACCCCTGCGTTTCCAGAGCCCAGAGGGAGCACTTTCTCCTGTCCCATGTGAACGCCTGCATTTATTCCCCCGCAACTGTCGGGATGGAGGTTGGTCTCGGACACACTTCGATCCATCACCACAACAGATGTCGT harbors:
- the tacc2 gene encoding uncharacterized protein tacc2 isoform X5: MEPVVNQPWVKQQTMKDNAGGSREPKIEEEIQRGRNLPKRETSSTALGTCASLPPLMVQESLYHPVVESSFTFQEFFSLKNPELPPVPPTEAAPPAAARDPELKDMKDAVQESSQANAAVMEPVLPSITGEPLVAPKLTDPKQQDNKADAAVTDDTVPVTLTAFDQPIDACELTLKDPVQPCNDVLTVFAETLPLSLRVSDEPIGASKSKIKDPEDIKDHVQKSNDLDAMQTESLPLSVAVSSHLVDANEVNLKGTKDSDQQSNKANAVVAETAPVSVAVSDQPANASASNLRDLKDPVQESKNPDAAVSLSLIADAGEPEPKDLKDPFQQCNQEDLVIETLPLSVPDQLCDTNESELKGLKRSVEQTNTNAVLVELSILPPLVPDPASVSSKPELNDFKHNIQQSSQEEAVVAEPIQELKRVVDPAASCSILGLEDHEHFVQQRSQAEGVEPEVDEVRDETERDSAVMEHIDAKEVTLLSDERATFDPKNKVASDTLSNEKWKKNSDIGLMPTADQIESEKEAIQRPEVKDTGDSKEATKTGGWDLNRETVSAAKEEHTRIIKGDSPGLVDKDQSEKMSTSILLALCDASPKSDLIELEKNKSFTTSPASPQIADDDLHRETSTGASTELTSPTFRDESAGAKHSGEHGVIISENPPIKLHNLVDNVRTACDVTTADVPTDSKMEVSVLMQSEFCIASPVTAKSETPASSSLTTLGPLLCPQDLLSDCELTSLHMDTVHQEKTHEAVACSSNVENGKEEIPPTSPQEASSLHHTNLSAFLSPSHNGTSNDGRNKGEHADSFSTESYLVTPPLADQPDRATVRRDQVRQEVTISAAVLSGSERDELGKEKQAEQINSTKASVPQTSQGGISSKTEPELPVPKKEKGGVEVKLFSTSVVESKSVSKPVCEDVGLEVTGVLDKRSDPNLIHSSKSNALTINPLSSVLTTEPLSVEPITEPDLTTDSIRTALDKNTGSPQTKPELEPKTPAATIPLSSGPEILPLNPITLSKAGLFSARLDHIPDPPVLKPSETSQDVEADVLSTHPESLSAEKDLLIETHGAGDVMCKPLSAQAQSAELLNAPDLNVGHISTKGEPGGDEPPKSAIDIKPEVPYSSAPSILLEKKTEKDSQLEIQETQRELCAEEEKEAAAAAHTHREFGEIHTQEKYEDRSDPRLAPAGVGLSDSIASQNEGLSGDLHMSLDQDCSSGTICMDYSQSQSTTLPPCLLQQLGSSKQREGTFNNDPGKCNQGEEPGASTLQERVDPRQDITVVISNYKLQEGSSQDKAEPLPDVNTIPVTVSGLVLGEVVGNAEGACNRYPSDMLSFSSGVRAQTLNGVRESMGSGTIPSVSATDKLAVNEIEEKGQGTVTEDSEEITLTLEGNAAPTVHMSPLSCIKGQECSIFESQEEACTLEEAMETPLEDFMVPSGQARDSLTLSDHLILKNASVTPYADIDGGDQECLKPHTDLKKQPGATAAALQLPECSTWPLTMSEFSVDCGHPSKDEEVISSPVGVSGLYVEGDHADNTTEPGQSAVQPLFMEGQLHTHNDSLAENNETVLNSTRQGVQEVEISDPGPWSCHRDLGSPTKLHSKEGDSMKKEAKLVLPAEAGKTFSLDSHELQECPVSSEAQQETCHASGGKEVLSSAPWAEGGKGEQLENRSPDGTWEERDSPEAPSGLSVGAPPPAETLTSSREQGPPPTNVSQKEPVPGSPGFPVHWQGSGSLTADCSSACLALHSKAGLVHGSGSFERVLEASSLPETEGSKGNLEAAPEQGRDASGYSVTEVTDNSRHADRIQQTEVTSEDTGCLVESLRHAAALAQNELPHEHIKEFSHLSPIQLAASPTADLEFSTPSEEKATPLGKEEERPVSRCSLIGQSEAGDPTPDLPDPLEKQSLQPPLPAYLLQDGVDFPTPPPTPPERCSSSPPSSGPPEPRTPSPAFPAPDLPPTLCVDVPEAHPSLPPTRSSDSDGAFETPESTTPVKAAPPPLPPPEPDAQSLQLPSEDTGFCSDSASVTDVPLTEPVPESPSFSPPCRSNSTVFDEDKPIASSGTYNLDLLAAEPFPDTALSPGSKADDSGCRRRSTDSLPQGRCPLTRSLSLQAGELDGPDEGSVEGVPGKLPAEVFSIGTESAPGTLRKTRKPRPASLKKKPLSRQSSSTEAEKKAKPRPESPPQAREEEEEQEGASTVTSPGGTLRKDKTKTKFGSPASSPKEAEQPTPASPVHPPAPVSPPVPDEESPIPPKASYNWDPDNFEGIDPFRTGGSKVPNSPVLCRKGTSFTSAADPPDPPEEPAPPALPSPPVPAAVIPHEEQPLNKRQSVRLEFDYSEEGGEGGRETTPPPKRLGKKPGAKMPLRKPKPGVRKPPPPDEPLDNASTAVQPSENNDDILIPKATYGFDPSKWEDPNFNPFSSKSGIPNSPRLPRTGYNFDPDSFDDSIDPFKTSNKMGNSPPKSSTTSFEVSADDNDNDSIRDLEDLNQNKPAKKKKTPLKSMFGDSTSLCCLFNTFRVKKSPKRSSMSETSSQEQTPLSTPDTPPVMPQDEHATDEEKLASSSNQKWAALQGVETELTSHPQDYPQPSDLTAFVNENSLGSQMHVQDYEIEYMEKIGSSSPPLSVKKPSLYLKLDSVTDSPAKSSCTRDSEPSSPCTGSFEEMEAQISAGGKSPVLSSSRGAPELAGTEKSRKRENESLGHAPGAERDGVTPSQDPEDPNNSLLLDRLAESGGPLHYMEPDLAETNPTAFAQKLQSRLKKPSHRRRNGSPKARHQREVMSPAESTVSKGSLYSRTGYSEGDASPYLPRDLDHSLGIAREEIVTKEKEVAEWQRKYEDSRQEVVEMRRIVAEYEKTIAQMIGMPEDEQREKSLSHHTIQQLIVEKDQALADLNSVEKSLADLFRRYEKMKDVLEGFRKNEEVLKKCAQEYLSRIRKEEQRYQALKIHAEEKLDKANADIAQVRAKAKQEQAAYQASLRKEQMKVESLERTLEQKNKEIEELTKICDELISKMGKS